The stretch of DNA GTGCTGGACATTGCCTGGAGTCCGCACAACGATAACATTATTGCCACGGGCTCCACCGATGGTGTGGCACGTGTCTGGGCCATACCCGATGCCGGACTGTCTGAGCCACTCGAGCGGGCTGTCGttgatttgaaatttcacAAAGGACGCTGCTGCCTCGTGCTGTGGCATCCGTCGGCCGTCAATGTGCTGGTCACCGGCGGCTCGGACAATCAGCTGGCCATCTGGAATGTGGGCACGGGACAGCTGCTCAAGCTGCTGGACACGCACCCGGCCCTGGTGTACAGTGCGTGCTTCAATTGGAATGGATCCCAGCTGGTGACCAGCTGCCGTGACATTAATGCTGCGTGTCCTCGAGCCACGCACGGGCCAGCTGCTCGGCTCGGCGGTGTGCCACGAGGGCGCGCGTCCGACACGCGTAATTGTGCTGCGCCAGGGATTGATCTTCACCACCGGGTACAGTCGCAGCATGCAGCGCCAGTACTCGCTGCgttcgctgcagcagctggagccaccCCTGGCCCTGGTCGATGTGGACTCGCAGATTGGATTGCTCTTTCCCATCTATGATGCGGACACAAgtctgctgtttctgtgcgGACGCGGGGATAACATTTTGCGTTACTATGAGGTGAGTATAAGCTGCAGGACTGTACCGCAGCACAACTGTACCTCCGCCACACGTTACACAGGTAACGGACAAGCCGCCGTTTCTGCACTACATCAACACAATCGCCTCGAAGGAGTCGCAGCGTGGCGTCTGCCTGATGCCCAAACGTGGCTGCAACTTGCCGAACGGAGAGCTGGGAAAGATCTTTCGCCTGAATAGCAAAGGTGTCTGCGAGATTATGTCGTTGACGATGCCGAAGGAGCTGCCCGAGCAGCTGTTTGCGGCCACCCCAGCCATTACAGCCGTCGAGTGGGACGCGCGCCCTCGTGGCACACCGCCGAGCCGAGCAGCTCGgtctgctgtttctgtgcgGACGCGGGGATAACATTTTGCGTTACTATGAGGTGAGTATAAGCTGCAGGACTGTACCGCAGCACAACTGTACCTCCGCCACACGTTACACAGGTAACGGACAAGCCGCCGTTTCTGCACTACATCAACACAATCGCCTCGGAGGAGTCGCAGCGTGGCGTCTGCCTGATGCCCAAACGTGGCTGCAACTTGCCGAACGGGGAGCTGGGAAAGATCTTTCGCCTGAATAGCAAAGGTGTCTGCGAGATTATGTCGTTGACGATGCCGAAGGAGCTGCCCGAGCAGCTGTTTGCGGCCACCCCAGCCATTACAGCCGTCGAGTGGGACGCGCGCCCTCGTGGCACACCGCCGAGCCGAGCAGCTGGCCCGTGCGTGGCTCGAGGACACGCAGCATTGTGTCACGGCAGCTGGTCACCAGCTGGGATCCATTCCAATTGAAGCACGCACTGTACACCAGGGCCGGGTGCGTGTCCAGCAGCTTGAGCAGCTGTCCCGTGCCCACATTCCAGATGGCCAGCTGATTGTCCGAGCCGCCGGTGACCAGCACATTGAGGGCCGACGGATGCCACAGCACGAGGCAGCAGCGTCCTTTgtgaaatttcaaatcaaCGACAGCCCGCTCGAGTGGCTCAGACAGTCCGGCATCGGGTATGGCCCAGACACGTGCCACACCATCGGTGGAGCCCGTGGCAATAATGTTATCGTTGTGCGGACTCCAGGCAATGTCCAGCACCCAGCCGCCATGTCCGCTCACTGTCGGATAGTCCATGGGCAGGGGACCCACACGGGCGCAGGGTATGACCACAAACGAGCCACCGCCCACCGACTCCACAAATTTAGGATTCACCGCGCAGATGGTCGCGTCCCAGCCGAATTTTGTGACGCGCAAATTCTCATGGCAACACTCGCGGCTCAAAGTGCGCGCCTGTAGCTGACggaattttgaaataaacttggacattttttttcacactgtaaaaaatattttttttctcgcttttggGAGCtggaaatttgtaaatttttagGCTGTGCAATCgttgtgttatttttgcatgcaactgCTTAAGGCTGTCCCCGTCTCAGGTGATGTGTAATTAAGTGCAATAAATGCAAGCGATATATCGATGCCTGTTGATTTTGAACCCTTTTACcttgcacaaaaattaattttcaaattagtttttagtctTTTATTGTTTAAGTAATCTGGCCGtctaatttttattgcagaaATTGGTCTGCTAATCCCTTTTTGATTGCAGTTTCTATAATTACTTAAATTTTCTTATCTATTAACAAACAATATTGAAATATTCGAGCTGCAGGTGTTTATCTCTTGTCTTACTCATGCAATCATAATCAGTCCCAGAATAAATTCAGTTcatgggaaaaggaaaaccaagaTAAGTTTAACTAATTGGGGGGGCGGCTACGCGGGGTTTCCACACGGTGGCATCCACTTATCAACAAAAGAAGTGGTCAGTGACAAGCCACTTATCAAGGATAATACCTGGTCAAAGTCCCCTAGAAAGTTGTGAACTCTGGCCTTGTTATTGTCCAAGCATTTGACGTCAAAGAACGGAAATGAATtactaaaaatgtttataaataatcCATGATGTTTAGCGATGAAATATGCTGCATATGGTGCGCGTGCCCCTGCGGCGgccattgaaattgaaagtaATCTGGATAgctggcattttgttttgttggcgAGTGATATTTTAATGTACAGTACACGTACACTGGACATGCGATCTTTATTATTGTTATCATCGTCTGGTCGCGTGCCAAACGATTCAATTCACAAGGGTTATCGGTGTTTTTCTGATTTAAGGACTGATAACCTTCACAAAGTCGCAAGCAGCTAGGTATGAATGATTAGACGGATCATGGCATGCCATGCTGATTGCCTGCAAGGCGCCATTATCCATATCctatatattcatataaagAAATTCTATGCCCAAGACATAGCTTAACCTTGAAACAATGTCCGTTGTTTACTCCAAGAGTATGCAGAGGTAGTCCATCTGGTCAACCAGATGTTTATTTTCACACAAATTTGTAAGTCAAcaaaaatggcatttaaattattaagaaTGCGCACCAAGGCCGTTTAATTCGCAGGAATAAAGTATAGGGGAAAAGTTGGGAACTACAAATTCTTTATGAGTTATTGAGAGGAAaacatataaataatataaaattcaaatatctGTTAGTTAACCTGGCCGTATACGAGCGCATGAAATTGTTAGAAGAtaaaaccaagacgtggtTTCTGGATCCCTGCATTAGGAAAAGAGTGACCCTCAAAGTTTCTATGCCATGTGACACCTATTAATTAAATGCGATTTGCCATTACTTGTAAATCTCATCTGTTCATCCTAATCAGGTGCGGCGTTTGCAGATGGATGTCGCCAGCCGCAACAGGCACGGTGTGTGGTGTCGCTTATCTCAGCAATTGTTCTGAGTGCGTAAATGTGCATAATGTTGCTTGCAGGATATTGAAACTTACGGGTCCTTTGAGTAGCTTccacaataaaaaataaaacacttccTTTTCGTTTGAAAAAATTCAGCaatttttgcgtttgtttttggaaTTGGAGATGAGCGTCAAGTATCGATTATCTGAGTTGGATACATCGATATATCGCTTGCATTTATTGCACTTAATTACACATCACCTGAGACGGGGACAGCCTTAAGcagttgcatgcaaaaataacaCAGGGAAACGACACCAAGGAGCCCTGTTGTTTGCCTGTCAACGGAGTAACGGACCCCCAAAACTCAGCAGGGGATCAGGTCTGCCCTGACTTTTGTGTAGAGCAAATTGTCGCAGGGAAATTTCAGTTACCAAACAGCTTCCAACGATTGCACAGCctaaaaatttacaaatttccaGCTCccaaaagcgagaaaaaaaatattttttacagtgtgaaaaaaaatgtccaagtttatttcaaaattccGTCAGCTACAGGCGCGCACTTTGAGCCGCGAGTGTTGCCATGAGAATTTGCGCGTCAAAAAAATTCGGCTGGGACGCGACCATCTGCGCGGTGAATCCTAAATTTGTGGAGTCGGTGGGCGGTGGCTCGTTTGTGGTCATACCCTGCGCCCGTGTGGGTCCCCTGCCCATGGACTATCCGACAGTGAGCGGACATGGCGGCTGGGTGCTGGACATTGCCTGGAGTCCGCACAACGATAACATTATTGCCACGGGCTCCACCGATGGTGTGGCACGTGTCTGGGCCATACCCGATGCCGGACTGTCTGAGCCACTCGAGCGGGCTGTCGttgatttgaaatttcacAAAGGACGCTGCTGCCTCGTGCTGTGGCATCCGTCGGCCGTCAATGTGCTGGTCACCGGCGGCTCGGACAATCAGCTGGCCATCTGGAATGTGGGCACGGGACAGCTGCTCAAGCTGCTGGACACGCACCCGGCCCTGGTGTACAGTGCGTGCTTCAATTGGAATGGATCCCAGCTGGTGACCAGCTGCCGTGACACAATGCTGCGTGTCCTCGAGCCACGCACGGGCCAGCTGCTCGGCTCGGCGGTGTGCCACGAGGGCGCGCGTCCGACACGCGTAATTGTGCTGCGCCAGGGATTGATCTTCACCACCGGGTACAGTCGCAGCATGCAGCGCCAGTACTCGCTGCgttcgctgcagcagctggagccaccCCTGGCCCTGGTCGATGTGGACTCGCAGATTGGATTGCTCTTTCCCATCTATGATGCGGACACAAgtctgctgtttctgtgcgGACGCGGGGATAACATTTTGCGTTACTATGAGGTGAGTATAAGCTGCAGGACTGTACCGCAGCACAACTGTACCTCCGCCACACGTTACACAGGTAACGGACAAGCCGCCGTTTCTGCACTACATCAACACAATCGCCTCGAAGGAGTCGCAGCGTGGCGTCTGCCTGATGCCCAAACGTGGCTGCAACTTGCCGAACGGGGAGCTGGGAAAGATCTTTCGCCTGAATAGCAAAGGTGTCTGCGAGATTATGTCGTTGACGATGCCGAAGGAGCTGCCCGAGCAGCTGTTTGCGGCCACCCCAGCCATTACAGCCGTCGAGTGGGACGCGCGCCCTCGTGGCACACCGCCGAGCCGAGCAGCTCGgtctgctgtttctgtgcgGACGCGGGGATAACATTTTGCGTTACTATGAGGTGAGTATAAGCTGCAGGACTGTACCGCAGCACAACTGTACCTCCGCCACACGTTACACAGGTAACGGACAAGCCGCCGTTTCTGCACTACATCAACACAATCGCCTCGGAGGAGTCGCAGCGTGGCGTCTGCCTGATGCCCAAACGTGGCTGCAACTTGCCGAACGGGGAGCTGGGAAAGATCTTTCGCCTGAATAGCAAAGGTGTCTGCGAGATTATGTCGTTGACGATGCCGAAGGAGCTGCCCGAGCAGCTGTTTGCGGCCACCCCAGCCATTACAGCCGTCGAGTGGGACGCGCGCCCTCGTGGCACACCGCCGAGCCGAGCAGCTGGCCCGTGCGTGGCTCGAGGACACGCAGCATTGTGTCACGGCAGCTGGTCACCAGCTGGGATCCATTCCAATTGAAGCACGCACTGTACACCAGGGCCGGGTGCGTGTCCAGCAGCTTGAGCAGCTGTCCCGTGCCCACATTCCAGATGGCCAGCTGATTGTCCGAGCCGCCGGTGACCAGCACATTGAGGGCCGACGGATGCCACAGCACGAGGCAGCAGCGTCCTTTgtgaaatttcaaatcaaCGACAGCCCGCTCGAGTGGCTCAGACAGTCCGGCATCGGGTATGGCCCAGACACGTGCCACACCATCGGTGGAGCCCGTGGCAATAATGTTATCGTTGTGCGGACTCCAGGCAATGTCCAGCACCCAGCCGCCATGTCCGCTCACTGTCGGATAGTCCATGGGCAGGGGACCCACACGGGCGCAGGGTATGACCACAAACGAGCCACCGCCCACCGACTCCACAAATTTAGGATTCACCGCGCAGATGGTCGCGTCCCAGCCGAATTTTGTGACGCGCAAATTCTCATGGCAACACTCGCGGCTCAAAGTGCGCGCCTGTAGCTGACggaattttgaaataaacttggacattttttttcacactgtaaaaaatattttttttctcgcttttggGAGCTGGAAATTAGTAAATTTTTAGGCTGTGCAATCgttgtgttatttttgcatgcaactgCTTAAGGCTGTCCCCGTCTCAGGTGATGTGTAATTAAGTGCAATAAATGCAAGCGATATATCGATGTATCCAACTCAGATAATCGATACTTGACGCTCATCTCCAAttccaaaaacaaacgcaaaaattGCTGAATTTTTTCAAACGAAAAggaagtgttttattttttattgtggAAGCTACTCAGAGGACCCGTAAGTTTCAATATCCTGCAAGCAACATTATGCACATTTACGCACTCAGAACAATTGCTGAGATAAGCGACACCACACACCGTGCCTGTTGCGGCTGGCGACATCCATCTGCAAACGCCGCACCTGATTAGGATGAACAGATGAGATTTACAAGTAATGGCAAATCGCATTTAATTAATAGTTCCATAATCTATAGATGCAGTACGTCGCACTTACCAACATATGTACGTTGTTTGCACGCAAAGCTGAGGCGtactcatacatacatacatatgcagtgacatcacatcacatcagaTGCTATGACGCAAAATAGTTGGTACCCCATTCTAGGAACAATAGATgcataatgtatgtatgtatataaatatgtacatatgtatttacatacatccatacatctACGCTAAAGGCACCTTTGCAGATTTCAAGCTCATAATTCTAATGCGCATTAACCCAAACTTGCTGTCTACGTGTGCAGATAAGCCTGTCCTTGAATGTCGAtgaatgcatacatatgtacgtatgcaggtatacatctacatacatatgtatgtatgtatttaatattCTTTATTAGAAATGGTCAAAACTACGTGTCAATGAAACCTCGTCGCCCGGTTTTAAAGCCTCATACTACTAATATCAGAATTCAATCCTAAATATCACTTCTTTGATTGTAAGCTTGATACTATTTCCCACACCTATcatgttgtatttatttgcaacCAATGGCTTCGGCTGCACATGCTcacaaatatacaaatggGCAGACAATATCATCGTGGAGGTATGAATAATGCAATAAGATTGAAACTAGCCATATGGCCTTCGTATTTTCGTAAATATTCTCGGCTTACTTAACCTGAACTTCTGTGTTTGAAAGAAGCGGCGATATGCAAATGAATCTGGAATGTGTCTgctattaaaaaaaacattggCTCAAGCCACTGCGTGAAGGGATTGGACTCACCAACTGGTTTTGGCCTGGTCAAAGTGCAAGAACAATAAAGTTATCTATACGCAGATTAATATAAGGCAGGGCAACTGGATTCACGGCCTAACCCATTATCATTAACACGGCGCACCGAGCGAAAAACATCGATTAGATTGGGTTAACATGGTCCAAACCTACTGCTGGTACAAAGTGCGAAGGCTAAACCCGCTGGCTGGACCGGGCTGGTGGCTGGTCCAGTCCATGTGTGCGGCTTTTAATTTTAGAAATTGCATTGTTTACAAGCGGCGTATTGATATTATCGCTCAgataaaatgcaaaactgcCTCGGATTCAATCGTTCACTTAGGATTTGGATAATTGAAGTCATTAAAGAGTGAATGTTTACAATTTCTCCCAAATTTGTAAATTCACATCGATTGGTGGGCTACGTGCATGCTGCTAATCTAAAGAACCTAGGCAAGAATCGACTCCCCggcacaaatgaaatgcacacGCCGACAGAAAAAAGCTCTGACGTTGTCGCTCGGCTCGGTCGCTTGCTCGCTTCCATCTCGGCTGTTGCTTTCCTCGTACgaatgttttcgtttttgagAGTGCGCGAAAGTTTAGTTAGTTGAACTTAATATTGTCTAGCGTGCGGACGTGCTGTGGCTCCCACAACAAATACTAGTTGAAACAAGAAACTGTGCGAAAAGAAAAGCGCGAGTTAAAGAAGTTAAAAGCGACTTGGTCAAGGAAACAGGTTGGTTACTAGCCATGGACTATTCCAGATGTCATGTACATAATATAGTGTCTAAGGCAGTGCAATGACTTGTTGAGCCATTGCCACAGGATTTTGTGTGTCTAGTGTTTACGTAAAAGCGGCATGCCAGGCGCCAGCAAAGCAagaaattacaacaattattCTACACAGTTCTAGATTTCATTTCCTCTGCGCTTTTTATCTCCGATACTTGCTTGTATactatgtatatacaaatacgATGTACCAAACGAGACGTTCGTtcgtgtgtacatatgtacgcgtAGCTTGTAGTTCGATCTCCGATCTCTGTCTGCCAtgtatttctgtttcttttgcgCTCAGCGTTTGCTCTTCAAACTCTTAACTGGACGATCTTGGGGTCGAGTTTTTAAGCAGCCACTATACCTCTGTAGTCCGCCAAGGTTTCAGTTTAACGGTCAAAGTGTTTAACGGAAGGTTAGATGTCGGTCTAGTCgcttatttttggttttgtttttttcggctAGTTTTGAGTGTTCGCCCATTCAGACTTGAATAAGGGGAGGGGGTGGGTGCTTAGGTGTACTTCATTAATTCACTTTGCTGCTACTCTTTAATGCTTTTTCCTGTTAAACTAAACTcctcattgttttttttcggctaCTGAACTTTGAGAATAATTAAACGGGCACTTAGCATTGCAAATTGGTTAAACCAGGACAACCAACTAAACCGTAATggaattgcaaattaaatgtacatattgcTCGGGGAGAGTTCAACACAATTTCTCACTTCATTTACACCAGaaccaattaaatgttttaaattcGATAAACATTACTAAATCCACAACAGTCATGTGAAGCAAGCTCCAATTACCGACCCGACAGCGTTGTTGAACCCAAGAAGCGTAGCCACTGCATCACGACTTTGCAACGTGATTCTCTAGAGAACaaacaatgtacatacatatgtacatgtatagtATAcattgtatacatatacataattgtctctctctctatctccaaCTCGCACTGGGCTGTACTTTCTTTCTGcttccctcgctctctctgttgtaAGCTCCCACGCTACCAATAAATGAGAATGGCatacaaacagagagacagacaacaCGTCGACATATTTCAAGTTCAATGCGCGACTCACATTTTGCGGTGCTTGATAAAAGTCTTGTTGGTGTTGGTCATTAGTGCGTTTGTTTGCCGGCTTTTGGTCAAATTTAAAGCTTATTTCTGTACAAGAATTAACAGCTGTTACTCATGTTTCCCTCTCTTGCTGCGAAAAAGCTTTCAGATTTGATCTGCTTTTTTTACACTAACACCTAACACTCTTATGTGCGCGTGTTTGTAcagttttttatttcttattaTTTTCCTCTACTATCTCTCTACCTTCTTTATTGGCGTTCCTAAGCGCGCCACTTTTCTGGCGTGAGCATCGTATGATGCAAAAGCTTTCACTTTGACACAGGTTCACGTGTTGAATTGGGTAATGTTCCTATTGTTCTTGCTTGCAATTGTTTGTGAGCTGATGAAATCAGCAATAGACACATCATAATTataattcacacacacatatgtgaTTCACATCTGTTTTTGAAAAgatgtttgtgttgtgttgtggtgtGCATAAAGTCCAATAGCACGCACCATCAACATACACGTGTTCGGTCGTCCATACTGATTAGATTAGTCAAAGCAGTTAGTCTAGACATACATTATAATTGTTAGCCCTGACCTTAGCAGGTGCACAAAAGTATTAATAGGCAGATCGCTGAGATGGCCAAAAGAAATCCAATTTAATCTAATCGTGTCCAGCGCGCTGAGCGAACACCTGCAAAAGCTTCCACCCTGCAGACTTTTGAGCTTACGTGTGTGAGAGCGATAACGAGAGCCAGAGCGGAAAGCTTTTTGCACAGCAAGAGTTCTTCGTGCGAAACTTATACACATATCGGTTTTAAAACTTAACCAAAGCGGCTCGTCCGGCTGTCGTCAGTGCAAATATAGTACTATATTcctataaaaaagaaaactacaGTTTTTATAAGGTAAAAAGAGTCACAGGGAACATATCGGAGCAATCCCAAGTGTTGAGGAAATAGCTGACTAGACTTTACACACATATAAACATATGATTACATATTGCTATATTGTGCTCGGCCGATTCGCCAATTCTTGCTAATTTTCTGTACGAGtacgtgagtgtgtgtgtgtgtgtataacaAAGCATGCCCAAATTTGATGAGCTAGTAATTTTCCACAAGCGGaggctcagctcagctcagatTAAACGCACTTCCAGGAAGTCGGTATAA from Drosophila subobscura isolate 14011-0131.10 chromosome O, UCBerk_Dsub_1.0, whole genome shotgun sequence encodes:
- the LOC117899200 gene encoding coronin-1B-like, translated to MSKFISKFRQLQARTLSRECCHENLRVTKFGWDATICAVNPKFVESVGGGSFVVIPCARVGPLPMDYPTVSGHGGWVLDIAWSPHNDNIIATGSTDGVARVWAIPDAGLSEPLERAVVDLKFHKGRCCLVLWHPSAVNVLVTGGSDNQLAIWNVGTGQLLKLLDTHPALPRTGQLLGSAVCHEGARPTRVIVLRQGLIFTTGYSRSMQRQYSLRSLQQLEPPLALVDVDSQIGLLFPIYDADTSLLFLCGRGDNILRYYEVTDKPPFLHYINTIASKESQRGVCLMPKRGCNLPNGELGKIFRLNSKGVCEIMSLTMPKELPEQLFAATPAITAVEWDARPRGTPPSRAARSAVSVRTRG
- the LOC117899214 gene encoding coronin-1B-like, encoding MSKFISKFRQLQARTLSRECCHENLRVTKFGWDATICAVNPKFVESVGGGSFVVIPCARVGPLPMDYPTVSGHGGWVLDIAWSPHNDNIIATGSTDGVARVWAIPDAGLSEPLERAVVDLKFHKGRCCLVLWHPSALNVLVTGGSDNQLAIWNVGTGQLLKLLDTHPALVYSACFNWNGSQLVTSCRDTMLRVLEPRTGQLLGSAVCHEGARPTRRL
- the LOC117899215 gene encoding coronin-1B-like, producing MRICASKKFGWDATICAVNPKFVESVGGGSFVVIPCARVGPLPMDYPTVSGHGGWVLDIAWSPHNDNIIATGSTDGVARVWAIPDAGLSEPLERAVVDLKFHKGRCCLVLWHPSAVNVLVTGGSDNQLAIWNVGTGQLLKLLDTHPALVYSACFNWNGSQLVTSCRDTMLRVLEPRTGQLLGSAVCHEGARPTRVIVLRQGLIFTTGYSRSMQRQYSLRSLQQLEPPLALVDVDSQIGLLFPIYDADTSLLFLCGRGDNILRYYEVTDKPPFLHYINTIASKESQRGVCLMPKRGCNLPNGELGKIFRLNSKGVCEIMSLTMPKELPEQLFAATPAITAVEWDARPRGTPPSRAARSAVSVRTRG